A genomic window from Negativicutes bacterium includes:
- the phoU gene encoding phosphate signaling complex protein PhoU, translating into MVSTRQSYNDELEALRQNISSMGQAVDLAMHQAMKALIEQDLNLAQAVIDGDDVIDAMEIAIEDKCMVLIARQQPLAKDLRIIGTGFKISTDLERIGDHATNIAEIALELAQEQLVKPLVDMPQMATIAQEMLEDALKSYINLDISLAEAVCIKDDKVDDLYKKIFCELSKIMAQDSGKIKQSTQLMFVARYIERIADHATNIAEWVIYLVTAQRMRKN; encoded by the coding sequence ATGGTAAGTACCAGACAAAGTTATAATGATGAATTAGAAGCATTAAGACAAAATATATCTTCTATGGGGCAGGCAGTAGATCTTGCGATGCACCAAGCGATGAAGGCATTAATTGAACAGGATCTGAATTTAGCACAAGCTGTAATTGATGGTGATGATGTTATTGATGCTATGGAAATTGCAATTGAAGATAAATGTATGGTGTTAATTGCTAGGCAACAACCGTTAGCTAAGGATTTAAGAATTATTGGAACTGGCTTTAAAATATCAACTGATTTAGAACGAATTGGTGATCATGCTACTAATATTGCTGAAATTGCGTTAGAGTTAGCACAGGAACAGTTAGTAAAGCCGTTAGTTGATATGCCACAAATGGCGACCATTGCGCAAGAAATGTTGGAAGATGCGTTGAAATCATATATTAATTTAGATATATCCTTGGCAGAGGCTGTTTGTATTAAAGATGATAAGGTTGATGATTTATATAAAAAAATATTTTGTGAATTGTCAAAAATAATGGCTCAAGATTCAGGGAAAATCAAGCAATCGACACAATTGATGTTTGTAGCACGATATATCGAAAGAATTGCCGATCATGCTACTAATATTGCAGAATGGGTGATTTATCTAGTTACTGCGCAAAGAATGAGAAAAAATTAA
- the pstB gene encoding phosphate ABC transporter ATP-binding protein, with protein sequence MTCKIEAQKLNLYYGNSLALKEISLKVEKNSVLALIGPSGCGKSTFIKSINRMNDLVDNVKIEGEILIDGVNIYHPDTDVVMLRKKVGMVFQRPNPFPMSIYDNIAYGPRIHGISDKKVLDEIVERSLTGAALWSEVKDRLKASAMGMSGGQQQRLCIARLLAVEPEVLLMDEPCSALDPISTMKVEELVSELKKDYTIVMVTHNMQQAARVSDNTAFFLNGELVEYDKTDLIFTRPKEKRTEDYITGRFG encoded by the coding sequence ATGACTTGCAAAATTGAAGCGCAAAAGCTTAATTTATATTATGGCAATAGTTTAGCGTTAAAAGAAATTTCGTTAAAGGTAGAAAAAAATAGTGTTTTGGCATTAATAGGCCCGTCGGGGTGTGGTAAATCTACTTTTATTAAAAGTATTAATCGAATGAATGACTTGGTGGATAATGTTAAAATCGAAGGTGAAATCTTAATTGATGGTGTAAATATTTATCACCCTGATACTGATGTGGTAATGCTGAGGAAAAAAGTTGGGATGGTTTTTCAACGGCCTAATCCTTTCCCGATGTCAATTTATGACAATATAGCATATGGCCCGAGAATTCATGGTATTAGCGATAAAAAAGTGCTAGATGAAATCGTTGAAAGAAGCTTAACCGGTGCTGCATTGTGGAGTGAAGTTAAAGATCGGTTAAAAGCTTCGGCGATGGGAATGTCAGGGGGGCAACAACAACGCCTTTGTATTGCCAGATTGTTAGCGGTAGAACCGGAAGTGTTATTGATGGATGAACCATGCTCAGCTCTTGATCCTATTTCAACAATGAAGGTGGAAGAACTAGTTTCGGAGTTGAAAAAGGATTATACAATTGTAATGGTTACTCACAATATGCAACAAGCGGCAAGGGTTTCTGATAATACGGCGTTTTTTCTTAATGGTGAATTAGTCGAATATGATAAGACTGATTTGATTTTTACCAGACCAAAAGAAAAACGAACGGAAGATTATATTACCGGTCGGTTTGGCTAA
- a CDS encoding SDR family oxidoreductase — translation MKDKVVIITGGTSGIGFASAKLFLENNAKVIIIGRDQVKGEAATIALRAVGDSVEFIRCDLSKVSECQNLVKKIIDNYHKVDVLINNAGLYYEKAIMDMSEADFDEMMNINIKAAYFMAKEVAIQMKKQQSGAIVNISSDAGINGNFLCTAYCASKGALTVFSKALALELAPYHIRVNCVCPGDIDTPLTQNQFSGVADKDKALEELAQLYPLGRIGKATEVANVIYFLASEQASFVVGATWSVDGGISSY, via the coding sequence ATGAAAGATAAAGTTGTTATTATTACTGGCGGAACTTCAGGAATTGGTTTTGCCAGTGCCAAACTATTTTTAGAGAATAACGCTAAAGTTATTATTATTGGTCGGGATCAGGTTAAAGGAGAAGCTGCAACTATAGCCTTAAGGGCAGTTGGTGATAGTGTTGAATTTATAAGATGTGATCTTAGTAAAGTCAGTGAATGTCAAAATCTTGTAAAAAAAATCATTGATAACTATCATAAAGTAGATGTGCTAATTAACAATGCTGGATTGTACTATGAAAAAGCGATTATGGATATGAGTGAAGCTGATTTTGATGAAATGATGAATATAAATATTAAAGCGGCTTATTTTATGGCTAAAGAGGTTGCAATTCAAATGAAAAAACAACAAAGCGGTGCTATTGTTAATATCTCGTCAGATGCCGGGATTAACGGTAACTTTTTGTGCACAGCTTATTGTGCCTCTAAAGGAGCCTTAACAGTATTCTCAAAAGCCCTGGCTTTAGAATTAGCGCCATACCACATTAGAGTTAACTGTGTTTGTCCCGGCGATATTGATACTCCATTGACACAAAACCAATTTTCCGGTGTAGCTGATAAAGATAAGGCGTTGGAAGAATTAGCACAACTTTATCCGTTAGGGCGGATTGGTAAGGCTACAGAAGTTGCTAATGTAATTTATTTTTTGGCTTCAGAACAAGCCAGTTTTGTGGTTGGTGCGACTTGGTCAGTTGACGGTGGGATCAGCTCTTATTAA